The following coding sequences lie in one Candidatus Omnitrophota bacterium genomic window:
- a CDS encoding NAD(P)H-dependent oxidoreductase subunit E, which yields MTNLIRVLQDIQRECGYLKREKLEEVSHRLDIPMSRIYSVATFYKSFSLVPPAKHKIMVCMGTACYVRGAPRIVERITQVLGINPGDSTKDGNFKLETVNCIGACALGPLVMIDDDYHGKMTPQKIVKVLEKYK from the coding sequence ATGACGAATCTGATAAGAGTTCTGCAGGATATCCAGAGAGAATGCGGGTATCTTAAGAGAGAGAAGCTGGAAGAGGTTTCTCACAGGCTGGATATACCCATGTCGCGTATTTATTCCGTAGCGACATTTTATAAATCTTTTTCGCTCGTCCCTCCGGCAAAGCACAAAATAATGGTATGCATGGGAACTGCATGCTATGTAAGGGGCGCCCCCCGGATCGTGGAGAGGATCACACAGGTATTGGGGATAAATCCCGGGGATTCCACAAAAGACGGGAATTTCAAGCTTGAGACCGTCAACTGCATAGGGGCCTGCGCCCTTGGCCCGCTGGTAATGATCGACGACGACTATCACGGAAAAATGACTCCCCAGAAAATAGTAAAGGTCCTGGAGAAATACAAATGA
- a CDS encoding 4Fe-4S dicluster domain-containing protein, with the protein MKIIYISPEKCLACRSCQLACAVAHSKSRELAKAIAEEPRPAARISVIGCDDVTLPLQCRHCEDAPCVAVCPSGALSKEENGIVFLDSESCIGCDFCVIACPFGVIKTNREGKAVIKCDLCRERLKQGEEPACAAACPTKALVFVEPTEISREKTRRFLTEFKK; encoded by the coding sequence ATGAAAATAATATACATATCCCCTGAGAAATGCCTTGCCTGCAGGAGCTGTCAGCTCGCCTGCGCGGTTGCTCATTCTAAAAGCAGGGAATTGGCTAAAGCAATTGCGGAAGAACCGCGGCCGGCAGCCAGGATCAGTGTAATCGGCTGCGACGATGTGACTCTCCCTCTTCAGTGCCGTCACTGCGAGGACGCGCCGTGCGTTGCGGTATGCCCCTCCGGGGCTTTAAGTAAAGAAGAAAACGGGATTGTTTTTTTGGACAGCGAATCGTGCATAGGATGCGATTTCTGCGTTATCGCATGCCCCTTCGGTGTTATCAAAACAAACAGGGAAGGCAAAGCCGTGATAAAATGCGATTTATGCAGGGAAAGGCTGAAACAGGGCGAAGAGCCGGCCTGCGCTGCGGCCTGTCCTACAAAAGCGCTGGTTTTTGTAGAGCCGACGGAAATCTCAAGGGAGAAGACGAGAAGATTTTTGACCGAGTTTAAGAAATGA
- a CDS encoding 4Fe-4S dicluster domain-containing protein, producing the protein MTGTIVSVCCGTGCSAQGAGEVLKKFRELLPADNMQVKAVSKMTGCHGFCERGPLVVIRNDAKSIFYQKIKAEDVERIVEKTVLKGEIIEEFLYEDEVSKTKIVEEEQVPFYKYQKRILFENNGRIDPTDIKDYTDLGGYKALEKALGMSPDAIVEEVKTSGLRGRGGGGFPTWRKWDSCRKSQVSDTRYIICNADEGDPGCFQDRSILEGNPHLVIEGMIIGAFAIQSNKGFIYVRAEYPLAVKHLEIALNQAMAKGFLGKNILNSGFDFEIEIVQGAGAFVCGESSALMASIEGRLGEPRVKHIHATDKGLWDKPTALNNVKTWASVTLIIKNGGKWFSSIGTENSKGTMIFSLVGKVRNTGLVEVPMGITLRDLIFKIGGGIIGGKKFKAVQTGGPSGGNIPEKYLDLPVDYEALTEAGSMMGSGGMVVMDEDTCMVQVARYFLSFTQEESCGKCTPCREGTYLMLKILDRFIEGKADENDLTELEKISRMVKETSLCGLGKAAPNPVLTTLKYFRDEYLAHIKGICPAKVCPALIKYEILEKECTGCTLCAKNCPQDAITGEKKKPHVIVQGKCIKCGICLEVCNFGAVTKI; encoded by the coding sequence ATGACAGGGACGATAGTGTCGGTTTGCTGCGGGACAGGGTGTTCCGCACAGGGTGCGGGAGAAGTCCTGAAGAAGTTCAGGGAGTTATTGCCCGCTGACAATATGCAGGTTAAAGCCGTGTCAAAAATGACTGGCTGTCACGGGTTTTGCGAAAGAGGCCCGCTGGTAGTCATAAGGAATGACGCCAAAAGCATTTTTTATCAGAAAATAAAAGCGGAGGATGTAGAAAGGATTGTTGAAAAGACCGTTTTAAAGGGTGAGATAATTGAAGAGTTCCTTTATGAAGACGAAGTATCAAAAACAAAAATCGTTGAAGAAGAACAGGTTCCTTTTTACAAATACCAGAAACGGATTCTTTTTGAGAATAACGGCAGGATTGACCCGACGGATATTAAGGATTACACGGATCTCGGAGGATATAAAGCTCTTGAAAAAGCGCTTGGGATGAGTCCGGACGCGATAGTGGAAGAAGTAAAAACCTCAGGCCTGCGCGGCCGGGGAGGCGGCGGTTTCCCGACTTGGAGGAAATGGGATTCCTGCAGGAAATCGCAGGTGTCCGATACGCGATATATTATCTGCAATGCTGACGAGGGAGACCCCGGCTGTTTCCAGGACAGGAGCATCCTCGAGGGTAATCCTCATCTTGTAATAGAGGGCATGATCATAGGGGCTTTTGCAATACAATCAAACAAAGGTTTCATTTACGTCAGGGCGGAGTACCCGCTCGCGGTGAAACATCTTGAAATCGCCCTCAACCAGGCGATGGCAAAAGGGTTTCTCGGTAAAAATATTCTTAATTCCGGTTTTGATTTTGAGATTGAGATCGTGCAGGGCGCAGGGGCTTTCGTCTGCGGCGAGTCAAGCGCTCTTATGGCTTCAATAGAAGGACGTCTCGGAGAGCCGCGGGTGAAGCATATCCACGCAACGGACAAAGGCTTATGGGACAAACCGACCGCTCTAAATAATGTGAAGACCTGGGCGTCGGTCACGCTGATCATCAAAAACGGCGGGAAGTGGTTTTCCTCCATCGGCACGGAGAATTCAAAGGGGACGATGATTTTTTCCCTCGTCGGGAAAGTGAGGAACACGGGGCTTGTTGAGGTCCCGATGGGAATCACCCTGAGGGATCTGATTTTCAAGATAGGCGGCGGGATCATAGGCGGAAAGAAATTCAAGGCGGTTCAGACCGGGGGGCCGTCAGGAGGCAATATCCCGGAGAAATACCTTGATCTCCCTGTTGATTACGAGGCCCTGACCGAGGCCGGCAGCATGATGGGGAGCGGCGGTATGGTCGTGATGGACGAGGATACCTGCATGGTGCAGGTGGCAAGGTATTTTCTTTCCTTTACGCAGGAGGAATCCTGCGGAAAATGCACTCCCTGCAGGGAAGGCACTTACCTGATGCTGAAGATACTTGACAGGTTTATTGAGGGGAAAGCGGATGAGAATGACCTGACCGAACTGGAAAAGATTTCGCGGATGGTAAAGGAGACTTCTCTGTGCGGGCTGGGGAAAGCCGCGCCGAACCCCGTACTTACTACTCTGAAATATTTCAGGGACGAATACCTGGCGCACATAAAGGGGATTTGTCCCGCAAAAGTCTGCCCCGCGCTGATTAAATACGAAATACTGGAAAAAGAGTGCACCGGCTGCACGCTGTGCGCTAAGAACTGTCCTCAGGATGCGATCACCGGAGAGAAAAAGAAACCTCACGTCATTGTTCAGGGGAAGTGTATAAAATGCGGGATATGTCTGGAGGTATGTAACTTCGGCGCTGTGACAAAAATATGA
- a CDS encoding 2Fe-2S iron-sulfur cluster binding domain-containing protein, with amino-acid sequence MIGITIDGKKVETEKDRTILEAALENGFDIPHLCWHPSLEPYASCRVCLVEVEKKGWKTLTTSCTYPVSEGLIIFTDSEKVVSARKVVISQLFSLAPEAEEIKKLARKYGAADVSRVAGKEPDNCIRCGLCIRVCKELIGREAIGFVNRGRARIPETPFLDENPACMACGACAYLCPTGRIKVKDGKAREIEVWHKKEELAACNKCGEKYASLKQVEEAKKKIKNDKLNEILNLCPACRKQRITENFKNTGGIDV; translated from the coding sequence ATGATTGGGATTACTATAGACGGGAAAAAAGTGGAGACCGAAAAGGATAGGACGATCCTCGAGGCCGCGCTTGAGAATGGGTTTGACATACCGCATCTGTGCTGGCATCCCTCTCTTGAACCCTATGCCTCCTGCAGAGTATGCCTGGTCGAAGTTGAAAAGAAAGGCTGGAAGACTCTTACGACATCCTGCACATATCCGGTCAGCGAAGGGCTTATAATTTTTACTGATTCAGAAAAAGTAGTGAGCGCAAGAAAAGTTGTCATCAGTCAACTGTTCTCGCTGGCGCCGGAAGCGGAAGAAATTAAAAAACTTGCGCGGAAGTACGGAGCGGCGGATGTTTCCAGGGTTGCGGGCAAAGAACCGGATAATTGTATACGTTGCGGGCTCTGCATCAGGGTTTGTAAGGAGCTGATAGGCCGGGAAGCAATAGGTTTTGTGAACCGGGGCAGGGCGAGGATCCCCGAAACGCCGTTCCTGGATGAGAATCCGGCCTGCATGGCCTGCGGGGCCTGCGCATACCTCTGCCCGACAGGAAGGATAAAGGTTAAAGACGGCAAAGCGCGGGAAATCGAAGTATGGCACAAAAAAGAGGAATTAGCGGCCTGCAATAAATGCGGGGAAAAATATGCTTCACTGAAACAGGTTGAAGAAGCGAAAAAGAAAATAAAAAATGATAAACTAAATGAGATTCTCAACCTCTGCCCTGCGTGCAGGAAGCAAAGAATAACGGAGAATTTTAAGAATACGGGAGGTATTGATGTCTAA